From the Spirochaetaceae bacterium genome, the window CTGTTCGGCGAACCCGGCCGGGTGGCGGGAGAAGCATACCTGGAAGCCACTCCCGCCGGGTGGCGCATTGCCGACCTGCAACTCGACCTGCATCGGCTGGCGCAGCCGTACGAGGTGCCGGCGGCATTCGAGCCGAGTGCCACGCGCTGGCTGCTCCTGAGTCCGTGATCCGGAGGCGGCGCCGGCCGCACTCGGCCGGTATGCTTTTGTTGGTCCTGGCTGCCGGTGCGGCGCCGCTCGCGGCACAGGTGCCGCGCGCCCCGCACGCCGCGCAGAGCCCGCCCGCGGCGGAAGGCGGCCAGTTGTCCGCACCGGCAGAAATAGACCGATTGGCGGCGCGCGCCGCGCTGTTGCTGCACCGGCACGTGCCGGACCGAGCCGGCGCAACCATCTGGCTCCTTCCCTTCCTGACCGACACGGGGGTGCCGACGCGCCTCGGTCACCGCCTGCAGAGCGCCGTGCACCTGCTGCTGCTGCGTCACTATCGCTCGGCGGAGATACGGGTCGTGCAGCGGCGGCCGATTGCCGACGTTGCGCCGGCGACCGGCGCACTGCCCGCCGGCGCAGCGGCGGCGGCTCATGCGCTGGAGTTGGAGATGCAGCCGTTTCGCGACATCCTCCGGGTAGTGCTGCGGGTCCGCGGTTCAGGTATGGTGAATGACGGCGAATCGATCGACCTGCCGGTCAACGAGGAACTGTGGGAGTTGCTCGACGGCGCGCAGGCCGGCGTGGCTCGTTCCGGCGACGCGGCATCCACCGCGGCGGGCGTTGAGCCGGAAGCATCGCGGACCCCGCTGCCGTCCGCGATCGCGGTCGGCCAGGGCCAGCACCGCTACACCACGGCGGGTGAGGACTGGGTCGCGCTGCAGGTCCCCGCTCCCGGATTCTACCTGCTGGAAGGGCGCTCCTTCGCCGGTCCCCTGGAGGTGTCCCTGCACTACGACCGCGGCGGTGCGCCGGTCGTGGCGGCGCGGGAAGACGCACCCTCCCCTGCCGGCGGCGATCCCGAGGGACTGCCCCGGGGCGTGGATCGCACGCTCGGGATATTCTCGGGACCGCGGAGCAGTTACGCTCGTGTCAGCACGACAACCGGTGACGAGGTGGCCTATTACCTGCGGTTGCGTCCGCTGCACGCCGAGCGCCGCTTCGCCGACGGAACTGCACATGAGGTTCCGCTCGATCGCGGCACCGGATTCCAGACGCTGCGCGTGTTTCGCTCCGGCTTCTACCGCGTGGTTGTCGAAGCCGGCGCCGGCGCAGCCGAGTTGCGCGTGTTCGGCGTACCGCATATGCGTTCCGTGGCGCCGGCCTCCGGAGCGCAGCCCGCGGAGCGCGGTTCCACCGGAACGGCCGGGCAGCGGTACGAGCTTGCGGCCGGGGACTACCTCGTCGAGGTGACGTCGGCCCCGGCGGCGCGCGCGGCCCGGTTGTGCTGGGCGGCATCCGACTCGTCCGCCGGCTGCGCAGGTTGACAGCGGACTCCGACAGCGGTAACTATACGTGGTCCATTACGTAACGAATTCGGAGCAGCGCTTGACGTCATACGAAGCTACATTCGTGTTTCTCCCGGACGCGGAGTCCGTGGAGCGAGGTAAACAGGCAGTGCAAGGCATGTTTGCCAAATCCGGCGTAAAGATTGCCGGTGAGGACGACATCGGAGAGCGGGTGCTCGCCTATCCGATCAGGAAGCGGGACCGGGGATATTACCTCCACTACGAAATCGAGTCCGATCCACAGAAGGTGCAGGGGCTCTATCAGGCTGCCGGGCTGATTCCCGACATTCTGAAGTGCTTCATCGTGCATCGCGTTCCCACCGTCGCGCCATCCGCTGCGCAGTCGGGCTAGGGGGAGAGAGCAAATGGCTGACATCAATCACGTTACGCTGGTGGGACGCCTTACGCGCGACGCGGAGTTGAAGTACACCAACTCCGGCCAGGCGGTTTCCAATATCGGCATCGCCATCAATCAGCGGCGCCGCCGGGATGACCAGTGGGTCGACGAGGCGCACTTCTTCGACTGCGTGGTATGGGGCAAGACGGCCGAGGCTCTCAATCCCTATCTGGTCAAGGGCAAGCAGGTCGGCATCGAAGGCCAGCTTCGCCAGAGTCGATGGGAGCAGGATGGCCGGACTCGTAGCCGGGTGGAGATCTCCGTCAACAATCTCCAGTTGCTCGGCGGACGCAATGACGGCGTTGCGCCTCGGGACGACGGTCCCGTGGGACGCGCCGCACCTCCGCGCGGCGGCCTGCCGGCGGCGGACGACTTCGACGACGACATACCGTTCTAACGATTGTGAGGATCCTTATTCATGTCTGACACCACTCCCTCCGCGCCGGAGGCACCGCTCGGGTCATCCGCACCCCCGACGCCGTATGCGACGGGCGGCATCCGTGACCGGCGCGACGGGCGGGCCCGCACTCGTCCGGGCCGCCCGTTCTACCGCAAGAAGTTCTGCAAGTTCTGCGCCCGCAGCTCCAACGGATTGATCATCATCGACTACAAGGACACGGACACCCTGCGCCGCTATACGACCGATCGAGGCAAGATTCTGCCTCGCCGCGTAACCGGCAACTGCGCCAAGTGCCAGCGGAAGGTCTCGGCGGCGATCAAGCGCGCTCGTGCACTGGCGCTGCTTCCGTTTACGGCGCAATAACCCGTCTGCCGGCGAAACATCGCGGCTGGTGGCGCGCGCCACATGAGTAGCCAGAGCGCTCCGAACCGCGTCTGGATAGAGGTCGGGGTATTCGCTGCGGTGGCGCTCGGGTTGTATATTCTTACGCCGGGCGTGTTTCTGTTCCTGGTCCCGTTGCAGATGCTGGCCATTCGACGCGGCAGCAGCGCGTTCAATCTTGCCGCGCTCCTGCTGGTGTTGCTGGCCGCGGTGGTGGAGTTGGCGATGGCCGGTTCGCGCACCGACATGCCGGCGGAAGAAGGCTACCTGCGCAACGTGGGTCTGTTTCTTTCGGCGCTCCTGCTCGGCGGCCTGTGGCTGGTGAACCAACCGCGCGTGCTGCCATACCGCAACCTGCTGCGCATTCTCATCGCCACCGGCGCCGCCGGTCTGGTCGCGGTGCCATTTGTCGGCGGATTGGCGAGCGACCCCGAATTCGTGCCGACGATGCGCGACTACATAGCCGGGCAGCCGATCCTGCGCCTGGGTATCGCCCCGGCCGACGTGCCCGGCGCAAGCGGCGCACCCACCGTGACCCGCGAGCAGATCGACCTGTTCATCGACACGGTCGGCACGGTGCTGCTGCGCGGCGTCCTCTTCGTGTACATGGTGTACCTGATGGCGGCGTGGTGGCTGGGTTCGCTCTGGGGGGCGCGCACCATCGGCATGCGGTCGCCGATAGGTCGTCTGTTGACATTCCGTCTCGAGCCGTGGTGCATCTGGGCACTGCTGCTCAGCGGCGCGGCGGTACTGGGCGACGCACTCGGCGACCTTGGCGTGCTCGGATACGTCGGGTGGAACGTGTTCTCGGTCTTCCTCCTGCTGTTCGCGCTGCAGGGAATCGGTGTATTGCAGTGGCTGTTCAGACGGTATAATGTTCCCGGCCCGATGCGGGTAATGATCGGCGTGGCAATGGTGTTCATGCTGTTCCGCTCGGTGCTCACCTTCATACCGGTGTTCGGGTTGCCGCTGCTCGGATTGTCCGAAACATGGATCGACTTCAAGCGTCCGAAGCCGGGCCAACAGAACGACGTCACCTGACGACAGGAGCAAGAAGTGAAAGTGATACTGCAACAGGATGTGCCGGGCCTCGGGGAAGAGGGCGACGTGCGCGAGGTAGCCACCGGTTACGCACGCAACTTCCTGTTTCGTACCCGGGCGGCGCTGCCCTATACCAGCCACGCGATGACTCTGCTCGAGCACCGCCGTGAAGGTATCGAGCGCCGCAAGGAAGAGAAACGCGCCGGCGCAGCCGGCCTCCGCGAGCGGCTTGAGAACGAGGAGCTGACCTTCCAGATGACCGCCGGGGCGAGCGGGAAGCTGTTCGGCTCGATCACCAACGTGGCGATTGCCGGAGAGCTGGAGCGGCGCGGATACGCCGTGGACCGACGCCGCATCGAGGTGCCGGACCATTCGCTGAAGATGATCGGCGACCACACGGTCCGCATCCGGCTCTACGAAAACCAGTCGGCAAACGTGAAGGTTGTCATCGAAGCTGACCAGGACTAGCTGGCGTGGCCGATCCCGCCGCCCCGGCTGGCGTACCGCTCCGAGACTCCATTCCGCCGCACAACATCGATGCCGAGGTTGCAACGCTCGGCGCGTTGTTGCTCGACCCCGAGGCGCTGTCGACCGTGTTGCGCTACCTGCGCGCCGACGACTTCTACCGAGCGGCGCATCGCAAGGTGTACCAGGCAATCCTGGCCCTGTTCGACCGCAATGAAGCCATCGACCTGATCACGCTGTGCGATGAACTCGGCCGGGTCGGCGAGCTTGAGGCATGCGGTGGGATGGCGCGCATCTCACAGCTCACGTCGGCCGTCCCCACCAGCGCCAACGTCGAGTACTACGCCCGCATCGTGCAGGGGCTCAGCATGCGGCGCGAGTTGCAGCGCATCGCGGCCTCCATCATTTCCGACTCGTTCGACGACTCGCGGGAAGTCCGCATCATCATCGAGGAGGCCGAACGGCGCATCTTCGAGATCACCGATCGCCAGCAGTCCGGATCGTTCCGGCTTGCTCGGGAGATCATCAACCAGACGGTCGATGCGATCGAACGGCTGTACCACTCCAGCGGCAGCTACACCGGGATACCGAGCGGGTTCGCCGATCTCGACAATCTGACCAGCGGGTTCCAGAACTCCGAGTTCGTCGTAATCGGGGCACGTCCGTCGGTAGGCAAGACCGCGCTCGCACTCACCATGGCTGCGAACATTGCCGTACAGCAGCGTAAGCCGGTAGGGTTTTTCACGCTGGAGATGTCCGCCGTTGCCCTGATGCAGCGGTTGCTGGCCGCCGAAGCGCGACTCGATTCGAACCGCATCCGATCCGGAATGCTGCGCCCTTCGGAC encodes:
- the rpsF gene encoding 30S ribosomal protein S6 codes for the protein MVHYVTNSEQRLTSYEATFVFLPDAESVERGKQAVQGMFAKSGVKIAGEDDIGERVLAYPIRKRDRGYYLHYEIESDPQKVQGLYQAAGLIPDILKCFIVHRVPTVAPSAAQSG
- the rpsR gene encoding 30S ribosomal protein S18 produces the protein MSDTTPSAPEAPLGSSAPPTPYATGGIRDRRDGRARTRPGRPFYRKKFCKFCARSSNGLIIIDYKDTDTLRRYTTDRGKILPRRVTGNCAKCQRKVSAAIKRARALALLPFTAQ
- a CDS encoding DUF2232 domain-containing protein, whose protein sequence is MSSQSAPNRVWIEVGVFAAVALGLYILTPGVFLFLVPLQMLAIRRGSSAFNLAALLLVLLAAVVELAMAGSRTDMPAEEGYLRNVGLFLSALLLGGLWLVNQPRVLPYRNLLRILIATGAAGLVAVPFVGGLASDPEFVPTMRDYIAGQPILRLGIAPADVPGASGAPTVTREQIDLFIDTVGTVLLRGVLFVYMVYLMAAWWLGSLWGARTIGMRSPIGRLLTFRLEPWCIWALLLSGAAVLGDALGDLGVLGYVGWNVFSVFLLLFALQGIGVLQWLFRRYNVPGPMRVMIGVAMVFMLFRSVLTFIPVFGLPLLGLSETWIDFKRPKPGQQNDVT
- the rplI gene encoding 50S ribosomal protein L9 — translated: MILQQDVPGLGEEGDVREVATGYARNFLFRTRAALPYTSHAMTLLEHRREGIERRKEEKRAGAAGLRERLENEELTFQMTAGASGKLFGSITNVAIAGELERRGYAVDRRRIEVPDHSLKMIGDHTVRIRLYENQSANVKVVIEADQD
- the dnaB gene encoding replicative DNA helicase; protein product: MADPAAPAGVPLRDSIPPHNIDAEVATLGALLLDPEALSTVLRYLRADDFYRAAHRKVYQAILALFDRNEAIDLITLCDELGRVGELEACGGMARISQLTSAVPTSANVEYYARIVQGLSMRRELQRIAASIISDSFDDSREVRIIIEEAERRIFEITDRQQSGSFRLAREIINQTVDAIERLYHSSGSYTGIPSGFADLDNLTSGFQNSEFVVIGARPSVGKTALALTMAANIAVQQRKPVGFFTLEMSAVALMQRLLAAEARLDSNRIRSGMLRPSDFHKITDAAGRLYDAPLFIEDSPNLKLLDLRAQARRMKSNHSVEIVFIDYLTLISSENQDLPRHEQIAEISRSLKALARELDVPVLALSQVRRETEGKLPNLADLRESGSIEQDADVVMFLHRERGTDENLNERETDLIVAKQRNGPVGKINLTFFPEYTTFESHSPRD